The genomic DNA TGGCGGGCAAACGCTGTTGCCACACATGCGGACCTGTGCCGTCTTCGTCAGCGTGACCCGCTGCCCCGTGAATGGGTCGATGCCGTGGTCAATGATGTAGTTGGGAGGGAAGCCCTGGGCGTTGTAGAGTTCCCGCGGCTGCAGCATCCGAAGCGTGATGTCCACCAGCACGTACCAGCCGCCGCGCATCCAGGCTACCACCAGGTCGGCTGCGTCGGGAAATTGCTCCGGCAGATGCTCATGCAGTAGGTCGGCGCACTGCTTCGCGCGACTGCGATGCTCCGGCGCCAAGCAGGACAGCGGTACTTGCGCCAGCTGCACCAAGCCCATGCGGTCTTTCGTCGGCACGGTGTGCATGCCCTCTTTCAGGCTCTGCCATTGGCCGCCTTCACCGTAGTACTTCACGAGGTACGCGGTGACCAGTTGCTGGTTGCTTCCAGCGGTGGTGATCGTGGACATCGGCGAGCCGGCCGAACGCCCCGCCCCTTCATAGAAGCCGCCGTTGGCCTGTTCGAAATGCGCAGTTGCGATCGCGAGTTCGCCGCGGTTGGCCGCGGTGATGGTCGGCACGCTCTCACCCAGCGATACGCCGGGGCGCTCGCCATGGTGAGTCAGATGCATCAAGTGGGCCTGCGCGAGGGCGTGGTGCGTGCCTCCAGCCGATACCGTGGACAGACTGCCGTTGAGGTCGTGCGCGTTGCCTAGGTGGCTTGCGCTGGTCCCGCGCAGGGGCAGCAACGTGGCCGCGGTGAGGTTGAAGTGTCCGCCCTTGACGCTGGCGCAGGCGGTGCGCAACGACTCGTCGGCGCCCGCAGTTGCCAGCTTCATGGGGCGCGACTGGTCGCCGATAAAGGGCGCCAAGACGGGTTGGGCTACCGCGCCCTGCGAGCCTTCAGCCGTGATTGTCCAGTAGGGCTCGTTCTTGCCGCGCGTGCGTGGCGCTTGGCCAGCGCGCTCGCCGTTGCGGGTGTTGACGATGAATGGATTCGGGTTCGCCAGTGCATGGCGCCAGGTGCCTTTTGCTACGCGGCGCAGCGTGTTGTGCGCGAGTGGCTTCGGCCGGTCGAAGATGCTTACCGAGGGCAGGTTGAAGTCGATGCACTCGGCGGCCGTACGGTATGGCTTGAGTCCAGGTCCATGCGTTGCCGCTGGCCAGGCGATTGCCCCATCGTCGATGCGCTTGAGGATGACGTAGAGGCGATTGCGGATCGTCGGCGTCCCGTCGTCGCAGGCACGGCGCTCCTGAAACTCCATCGTGTAGCCGGGGCCAACGTTTCGCATGGCGGCTGCCCAGCGCTCGAAGCTCTGCCCGCGACGCGCTGGGCACGGCTGCCCGTCGTCAAGCAGCGGACCCCACCAGCGCCACTCTTCCACGTTCTCCATGATGACCACTCGGGGCTTCGTCGCGCGCACCCATTTGTGAATGGCCCACGCAAGCCCACGCCGGCGCCGTGCCTTGTTCCGGTCGCGGTGTGGTTTTCCGCCCCGTGCCTTCGAGTGGTAAGTGCAGTCCGGGCTTGCCCAGAGTAGACCCACCGGCCGGCCCTCCGTCACCTCGATCGGATCTACCGCGTACACGTCCTCGACATAGTGGCGTGTCTGCGGGTGGTTCGCTTGATGCAGCGCTACGGCCTCGCGATCGTGGTTGACGGCGATGTCGACATGTCGGCCGAGGGCCTGCTCGATGCCGGTACTGGCACCGCCGCCGCCTGCGAACAGGTCTATGACCAGCTCGGAAGCGATCGGCAGGACGAACTGCGGCGTCAGCACGTGGCCTCCGATACCCTGGGCTCGACGACCTCGCGCACCGCCTCGACTGTGATGCCGAGGGCCTGTGCCGCAGCGCGTGCCGCGGCCTCGCGGTCAGGGTTTAGGTCGAGGGCGCGCGCGAACGCGGCCATCACCTTCTCGATGGGGATGACGGCGAAGTCCATGCTTCAGGCGTCCTTCCCATCGGCGTCTGCGTCGGCGTCAGCGTCGCTGTCGGCATCCGCATCGGTGTCATCGGGCGGGTCGCCGGCGCGGCCGTTCTGCTCGGCGAAGATGTCGCCGGCCGTCTTGCCGTCGCCCTCGGCGCCGCCGGGCGGCGGAGGCGTGTCGGGCCTGCCGGCGCGGTAGCCCTTCTTCGCGGGCATGAGCTCGGCCGGGGCCAGCAGCATCACGGAGATCTCGCCCTCGGAGGCCAGGCCCGAAAGCTCGCCGTAGAGGTCGTTGTCCTGCAGCTCTTCGCCGTTGTACTGGATGGTGCCCTTTATCGTGACGCTTCCGCCTTCGTTGAGCTCGTAGCCCAGGTTGGCCAGCACCACGTCCGTGAAGTCGACGTGATCCTCTTCAGTGCCCCAGTCCCACACGAAGCGATAGCCGCGCCACTTCTCGCCGTCGGCGTACTTGAACTTCGTCGGCAGCTTCGGGTGGCGCAGGTTGGGCAGCGGGATCACGACGTCGGGCAGCGTCTCCTGGCCAGACTTCAGTGCGTGGTTGCAGTAGTGGTGCTCGCGCAGGCCGGGCTCGATCAGGTCGAGCAGCGTGTTCTCGCCGGTCAGTGCCCAGACGATGTCGATGGCGCGCACCTTCTCCGTGCCGTGCAGTTCGCGGCGCGGGTTGGCGTTGGTGATCAGGATCTGCGTGGGCTTTTCGATCTGGAAGCTCATGTGGTGGTGCTCCGATGGATTGAAGAAAAAGGGCGTGCCGCTCGCGCGGCGCTGGTCGGAAGTTGAGGGAGGGAGGAGGAGGGAGGCCGACCAGGCGCGCCCGAAAAGGGGTGTTCGTCTAGAACGGGATCTCGTCGTCGGGCTCTTCGGGTTTCGTGAGCACGATGGCTTCGACTGGCGCATGGGCGGTGCGGCGCACCTCTACTGCGTGCAGCACGTAGAACGACTGGCCCGGCGCATTCGCGGCAAGCCGCTCTGCTTCGTCACCAGCGCTCTCGGCGCTCACGTGCTGGCGGGTCGGCGGGCGGTTGCCCTCCGGGTTCCACACGAGCCAGAACTGTTGTTCGTTCATGGTCAGGCGGCGGCCGGAGCGGGTGCGGGGAACTTGTCGAAGGGCAACGGCTTGATGTGCTCCCCGAAGAACTTGCCCTTGGACTCGGCCGCCATGAAGTCGGCGTGCAGCTTCGCGTCGACGTTCGGGTACTGGTAGATGTGGCCAGGCCCGCGCGTGAACGTCACCTGCAGCGTGCGGCGCGCCGCGTCGTAGCCGATGGCGGCCACCTGGTTGGATTCCACGGGCGTCGTCGGGATGGCGACGTACTCTTTCTCGGAGAAGGCGGCCGGAGCCGCGAAGGTCTTGGGCATGGTGATGCTCCTGTAGTTGCGGGTGGGGGTCAGGCGGCCTGCTTGGCGTGGATGGCCTGCAGGTGGTTGGCCATGGAGGCCAACATGTGCGGGAACTCGGCTTCGTGGTAGCGCGGCGCGGCGCGCTCGCGACCTGCGGGCTCGAAGCCCAGGCCGCGCAGGCCCGCCTCGGTCACCGTGAAGTGGCCCAGCCGCTCGTTGATGGCGCCGATGCTCAGCGTGGGCGCACTGGTGGGCGCGGCGGCCGCGCGCACAGGCATTGGGATCACGGTGGGCGCCGGCGCAGCGGCGGGTGCGCTACTTGGCGTTGCTGACGGCGGCGCGACAGCGGTGGGGGCCGCACTTGGTGAAGCGGCAGGCGATGGAGCAGCGGCCGCGGCGATACGCATCTCGAACTTGGAGAGCAGCGCGCGGATCTCTGCGACGGCCGTTTCCTTGGCCTGCTGTGCCATGCCGGCGAGAGTGCCGAAGCGCTCGGCGTCGATGGGCCATGCCTCGGTCTCAGCGAGGGTCTCGCGGACGCATTCGATCGTGCCGCCCACGCGCACGCCGGCGCGCCCGAGAGTGGCGATCATCACCTGTTGCTGGATGCCCTGAATCTCGGACATCGCGAGGTCCTTGCGGATCTTCTCGCGCCGCTCATCTTCCTTCTTCTCCTCGGCCGCGCGGTGATCGGCCACGCGGGTCTTCACCAGTGAGGTGAGGTCCTCGGGCGCCTTCAGCACGATCTGCGCGGTGTCGGGGAACAACTGCGGCACGTCGGCCGCCAGTTCGCGCAGCGTGCTGAGGTTGATCTGGATGCGGGCGGCGATTTCGTTCGTCGCGATCTTCGCGTTGGCCAGCGTCGTGTCGATCGCTTCCTTCAGACTTTCCACCGTGCGCTTGTTCTTGATCGCACCAGCGAAGTCGGCATTGAAGTTCGTCGGCATGTAAGGTTTGCCGATGCGCTTGTTCAGCGTAGCGATGTGCTCATCCAGCGCTGCACGGCCGCGCAAGACCTCATCCGTTCGGATCTGCACTTTGCGTGCCTCGACTTCCTTCTCCTTCGCGAGTCGAGTAGTGCGGGCGAGATTGCGGTAGTCCGCGATCAGGCGGCGCATCTCTTCAACGTTCGACATGCTGGCCAAGGCGCTGCTCTCGCCCGCTTCGAGCGCTTCTTCGGCCTTCTTCAACGCCTTGCAAGCGGCATCTGTGTCCGCGAACTCTTGGTCTGTGGAGGCTTTCGCGGGAATCTTGGCGATGAAGGCGCGAAGTGCAACGCCGAAGTCTGGAAGATTCGAAACTACTGTGAGCGTGCCGTCCATACGCACAGAAACCGCAGGCAAAGACTCGACCGGTGCCGCCACCACAACGGGCGCAGCCTGCGTAGGAACGTAGTCGGCGAGATCCTGCTCGAACTGGGCCCAGCCGGCGCGCAGGCGCTCGAACCAGACCGGATCCGGCAGCACCCAGACGAACAACATGTTCTCAGGCGTGCCGTCGGACACCACGAAGATCAGTTTCTCGGCGCCCGTCACCTTCAGGACCTGCTGGCATTGCGGCATGTGCTCATCGGGCACCTGGCCAGCGGCAACGCTCGCGGCGAGCGCTTCGTTCCACTGCTTGTGCTCCATGGCGATGCGGTCATCCATCGTCAGGCCGTCGCACGACGCCGACTCCTTGCCGTCGGAGCAGGTGACGGGGTAGAGGTCTTCCCCGATCAGCTTCTCGATGTGCGGCCGCGCCAGGGCTTCGACTTCGTGCCCGTGGTCCAGCACGTTGACCTGCAGCCATTCGCTGAAGGTCTTCGCAATGCCCGTCTTCTTCATGCGCAGCAGCTCGTTGCGCGTGGTCTTCTTCGACAG from Variovorax sp. V93 includes the following:
- a CDS encoding DNA cytosine methyltransferase; this encodes MLTPQFVLPIASELVIDLFAGGGGASTGIEQALGRHVDIAVNHDREAVALHQANHPQTRHYVEDVYAVDPIEVTEGRPVGLLWASPDCTYHSKARGGKPHRDRNKARRRRGLAWAIHKWVRATKPRVVIMENVEEWRWWGPLLDDGQPCPARRGQSFERWAAAMRNVGPGYTMEFQERRACDDGTPTIRNRLYVILKRIDDGAIAWPAATHGPGLKPYRTAAECIDFNLPSVSIFDRPKPLAHNTLRRVAKGTWRHALANPNPFIVNTRNGERAGQAPRTRGKNEPYWTITAEGSQGAVAQPVLAPFIGDQSRPMKLATAGADESLRTACASVKGGHFNLTAATLLPLRGTSASHLGNAHDLNGSLSTVSAGGTHHALAQAHLMHLTHHGERPGVSLGESVPTITAANRGELAIATAHFEQANGGFYEGAGRSAGSPMSTITTAGSNQQLVTAYLVKYYGEGGQWQSLKEGMHTVPTKDRMGLVQLAQVPLSCLAPEHRSRAKQCADLLHEHLPEQFPDAADLVVAWMRGGWYVLVDITLRMLQPRELYNAQGFPPNYIIDHGIDPFTGQRVTLTKTAQVRMCGNSVCPPVARAIVAANYCERERERERALA
- a CDS encoding KTSC domain-containing protein, yielding MPKTFAAPAAFSEKEYVAIPTTPVESNQVAAIGYDAARRTLQVTFTRGPGHIYQYPNVDAKLHADFMAAESKGKFFGEHIKPLPFDKFPAPAPAAA
- a CDS encoding YqaJ viral recombinase family protein is translated as MQGTDAWDQFRLEHFGASEAAAMLGLSKKTTRNELLRMKKTGIAKTFSEWLQVNVLDHGHEVEALARPHIEKLIGEDLYPVTCSDGKESASCDGLTMDDRIAMEHKQWNEALAASVAAGQVPDEHMPQCQQVLKVTGAEKLIFVVSDGTPENMLFVWVLPDPVWFERLRAGWAQFEQDLADYVPTQAAPVVVAAPVESLPAVSVRMDGTLTVVSNLPDFGVALRAFIAKIPAKASTDQEFADTDAACKALKKAEEALEAGESSALASMSNVEEMRRLIADYRNLARTTRLAKEKEVEARKVQIRTDEVLRGRAALDEHIATLNKRIGKPYMPTNFNADFAGAIKNKRTVESLKEAIDTTLANAKIATNEIAARIQINLSTLRELAADVPQLFPDTAQIVLKAPEDLTSLVKTRVADHRAAEEKKEDERREKIRKDLAMSEIQGIQQQVMIATLGRAGVRVGGTIECVRETLAETEAWPIDAERFGTLAGMAQQAKETAVAEIRALLSKFEMRIAAAAAPSPAASPSAAPTAVAPPSATPSSAPAAAPAPTVIPMPVRAAAAPTSAPTLSIGAINERLGHFTVTEAGLRGLGFEPAGRERAAPRYHEAEFPHMLASMANHLQAIHAKQAA